gaattatacataaataagTTTCTGCCGACCAAAAACTAATAATTGACAACTTGAAGTAGGTTTTAATTTTCTCACGTTTCTACCGtgctatatatttattgtggTCTAcatattcttatattttctttaaaagaaAAGGTTTGGAAAAACTGAAAGGTCAAAGAAGCATTTCTTGTTTGTTTGCCGcgtgctttgtttttttatatggaGCGTGTTTTACTCTTAGCGAATGGAATTAAGTGAAAACATAAGAgtaattatttgaatcataAGATTGTAAAATAAGcttaaaaacaattatttcaATCCATCAACACCACAACTTTTGTGCATAAATTCTGACATGAggtaatttgtatatattaatagtgtcaataattcaatatttgaaaattgcGAGAAAAAACGACAGAAAATTGTCCCCAGATTTATTCATTGAGATCAGACTGGGCCCGGCCGGGTTGAGCCTGGCAGAATGGGCCTGCTTGCTACTTTGCCATATTAATGcgattaaattcttttttattatgtaaagAGAAACTTACTCATCAATACCTCGATGCATTTACAAGCTTAAGTAGTACTAACAACAAAGCAATCTGAAAAATCAACTCAAGTAGAGATTGAAGATAATTATGTtgttacaatttttataagagggacaaaaaatattctctaTCTTCATTATTATTCTAATCTCGGCCTAATGATTGGAAGGAAAACATTTTATCCTAAGAGCTTTTCACCACATAAACTACTCTTATTATCCCCCGGCCCTTGATTTTCAAAGGCTTTTTAGTTGCTTTGTTTTCTCTTCATAAAACTATGCcactattttatgatttaaagtTAGACTAAGCATAAAAATATTGGTGACTTTTATCTCACATAATAAATGTAATTGCAGTtaaattcattataaatagtattgaattatacataaataagTTTCTGCCGACCAAAAACTAATAATTGACAACTTGAAGTAGGTTTTAATTTTCTCACGTTTCTACCGtgctatatatttattgtggTCTAcatattcttatattttctttaaaagaaAAGGTTTGGAAAAACTGAAAGGTCAAAGAAGCATTTCTTGTTTGTTTGCCGcgtgctttgtttttttatatggaGCGTGTTTTACTCTTAGCGAATGGAATTAAGTGAAAACATAAGAgtaattatttgaatcataAGATTGTAAAATAAGCTTAAAaacaactactccctccgtcccgaagtattagactcacttcttttgggcacatgatttaaagaattgatatttaaatagttaaagtggagagagtaaagtatgagagagggaaaaagtagaggagagaagagagaaaaagtaggtggagaataaaataagatagatgctttttgctaaaaaaggaaatgagtctaatatgttgggacatcccaaaaaggaaagttggtctaataccttgggacgaagggagtaattaatatatacataaatagtGAATTCGTCTGGactattttatgtatttatttttgtcataagtATACACTTCCTTGGTTTTATACAATTGAACTGTAAGGTCAAGATCGTTTTAGACCGGTCACAATTCTGCAcatgtaaattaatttacaaatgCAAATTCATGTAGTGTACAACTAAATGAATTGTCGAGGCAAAACTACGACAAAAATTGAGTTCAACAAAGATGAGTTtgatagatatttttattttcgaaCGTTACATTATTAAAGTGACTCCAAGCAGTTAGTTTTgagattgaagattgaagattgaagtGATTTAGAGACTTAATTAATCTGTAcaaatcattatttaataagaaagagaaaattaacTGCTGAGAAATTATTGCAcataaaagagaaatttgACAACGCTCCATTAGTACGGTCAAATGAGACAATTAACTAACCAATAAGGCCACACACCTAAATACCTAAAATCCAGCTCCAAAGCAAAGCATCACCACATATAATAAACACATTACacaaccaatatatattttcttcattccaaACCAACTAACACGGCCTTAAacctaaaattacaattttttttttcacaccCAACAATTTGCGCAATCAATACGTACGCCAATTGGCTTTTGGTACCACATTATGTACTAATAGTTTTTAACCCTAAAACATCATGGAGGCCTCTACACACATAATGATATACATAGAGCCACTAGTCTAGAGATGCAATTTGCATATGTATAATTCACACAacagttttaattaaaacaagcATAGTCACGAAGAACCACCGGATGGATAAGTTTGCGCGGCATCGAGCGATTCAGAAGGGGCAGCAAGATCGTCGATGACTTGGGCATGCTGGGGCCATGGAATCAAGCTCATCGGTGGAAAACAACAAGAGCAGTCCTCTTGGCAAGGCTGTAGGGTATCGAAACCCGACCCATAATCATTGCCCTGAAATAAAGCATCCCCGCCGTGGGAGGGGGCCGATGCGTCCCTGAGTGGGCCCCAGCACTCGACCTTGTTGAATTCCGGAATGTTGGAGTGGAAATACACCCAAACCAAAGACTCTTGTAGCTCCGGGTAGTTTTTGAACAAGTCCTCATCTCCATGCACAAAAGCCTTCAACACCTAATTATTCatgatatatttatacttTGTTATATGAGATTTATCAGCATATGTACTATGAATTATGATGATAGAGCTATATTGTTGTTATTAACTAATTACCACAGGAAGTTCTTtgcaaaaaatgaagtatCTGAGCCTGGAGAAAAGGTCTAAGAGGAAGTGACCACCACTAATGTGACAATGGACGTGGAGAGACATCTTCCCTTTGATTTTCTTCCACTCCGCCACCACTTCATCTCTTTGTAACTTGTTGTACCATCCTTGCAACTGCATCCACAATTTACATATTCATTCCACCAATCTAACTATTATAcatatactatttaattgattcttaTAGTAAccttaaaatacaaaataaatttttttttataggtccgtccaaatttgattgaattcacatatttaatttgtagtgCAAGTCAATTTGAGTTGGATCATTTTTCGTTGCGTCTTGTATAAGTATAAGATGTCTCGCTCAtaaattttagtgaaattgGGCAACTATTTATGATGATCATCATAAATAAGTAAGCCAAAAATAGACGCgtcatatcatttaaaaagaaaaatctagAAGATCCAGTCATCATCCATCTTCAAAGATGGACCGACCGctcaaaaattattaaaaaagatgaataaaaagaaaattaaatataataattaccTGAGAATTGTTAATGGTTTGAGAGATGGCTAGAGTGAGCTTGGAAGTGATGTCACTGTGTGTAAGTGTGTATGTTCTTGGATGCTTTCCTGGATGCTTTTTCTCAGCCCCTAAAAACAGAACTTTGAGCTTTGATGCCTCAAATATTGCAGGCCCAAATAATCTTGCAACCTAACCGATCATCACACAAACTATATGATTCagtttacaattaattaaagccaccatataaataaaatttgaaaaaacttACAGGGAAGATGGATTGACTCTTTCTGTCTCTCCTTCTTGTTCTGTGCAGAAATAAAGCGTTTCTTTCATCTGTTAATGGAGATTTTGATGGGAGGAGCAACGCAGCTGCCATGCTTCCCAtctaattgaaataaaaaattcagaaaatgagaaaagggTGTTtcaaagattcaattttgataGTTTAATTAATGGAGACTTGTGTTTTGAGTAAGAGAAGAGTGGGGAATAAATGAAGGCCAAAAAATCAGGAGGTTGCTTTTTGGGGAATGTTTcccactttttttctttttcttggtcTGTGATTCGGTGTTTTTAGCTTTGTTTGGATGCCAAAATGTTTGGAAAACTTGGAAGTTTGGCATTCATAGTGGGTGTGTTGTGTGAGAAAGAGAAATGGAAGTTTTGAGCGAAGGGGGATCGTGTCAATAGCGGTTGGGGGTTGCTTCTACTCTTAAACCT
The genomic region above belongs to Salvia hispanica cultivar TCC Black 2014 chromosome 3, UniMelb_Shisp_WGS_1.0, whole genome shotgun sequence and contains:
- the LOC125217062 gene encoding protein STAY-GREEN homolog, chloroplastic-like, giving the protein MGSMAAALLLPSKSPLTDERNALFLHRTRRRDRKSQSIFPVARLFGPAIFEASKLKVLFLGAEKKHPGKHPRTYTLTHSDITSKLTLAISQTINNSQLQGWYNKLQRDEVVAEWKKIKGKMSLHVHCHISGGHFLLDLFSRLRYFIFCKELPVVLKAFVHGDEDLFKNYPELQESLVWVYFHSNIPEFNKVECWGPLRDASAPSHGGDALFQGNDYGSGFDTLQPCQEDCSCCFPPMSLIPWPQHAQVIDDLAAPSESLDAAQTYPSGGSS